From Haloglomus litoreum, the proteins below share one genomic window:
- a CDS encoding DUF58 domain-containing protein has product MRPTRRGLGALAVGLGALYLGARFGITGLNAFVVPVIVGYGVGAVQLYRAPAPTVERSTPAPGFPGASRTVTIDVESAVPLDLHEAVPERLRVADATVVGPDGRERPGAATVTEEGATVSLPGDGSIRLECELVGRGVHDLGPATARVRDSLGLLATETELTGTAPVVVYPDVVALTDSGPLAGLVEKATADDRAAFDEVREYVPGDPLRDVNWKVSAKQAEGDLVVTEWAADEEGGITVAGEASHEYVDEMAAAVGSIATYLLDADLIIGVRVPSGEVDEERGETARNRILELLARTKAGSVGEDAEVIVRSGSDGTTVSIQGRTVPFEQLAGERPPEPADEPERSVADRVREVVS; this is encoded by the coding sequence ATGCGACCGACACGACGCGGTCTCGGCGCGCTGGCCGTCGGCCTCGGCGCGCTCTACCTCGGGGCCCGCTTCGGCATCACGGGACTGAACGCCTTCGTCGTCCCCGTCATCGTCGGCTACGGCGTCGGCGCGGTCCAGCTGTACCGCGCGCCCGCGCCGACCGTCGAGCGCTCCACCCCCGCGCCGGGCTTCCCCGGCGCCAGCCGCACCGTCACCATCGATGTCGAGTCGGCGGTCCCGCTTGACCTCCACGAGGCGGTCCCCGAGCGGCTGCGCGTGGCCGATGCCACCGTCGTCGGTCCGGACGGGCGCGAGCGCCCGGGCGCGGCGACCGTCACCGAGGAGGGCGCGACCGTCTCGCTCCCGGGCGACGGCAGCATCCGCCTGGAGTGCGAGCTCGTCGGCCGCGGGGTCCACGACCTGGGCCCGGCGACCGCCCGGGTCCGGGACTCGCTGGGCCTGCTCGCGACCGAGACCGAACTCACGGGCACGGCGCCCGTCGTCGTCTACCCGGACGTGGTCGCCCTGACCGACAGCGGGCCGCTGGCCGGCCTCGTCGAGAAGGCGACCGCCGACGACCGGGCCGCCTTCGACGAGGTCCGCGAGTACGTCCCCGGCGACCCGCTGCGCGACGTGAACTGGAAGGTCTCCGCGAAGCAGGCCGAGGGTGACCTCGTCGTCACGGAGTGGGCCGCCGACGAGGAGGGTGGCATCACCGTCGCCGGCGAGGCCTCCCACGAGTACGTCGACGAGATGGCCGCCGCGGTCGGGAGCATCGCCACCTACCTGCTCGACGCCGACCTCATCATCGGGGTCCGGGTCCCGAGCGGCGAGGTCGACGAGGAGCGCGGCGAGACCGCCCGGAACCGCATCCTCGAGCTGCTGGCGCGGACGAAGGCCGGCAGCGTCGGCGAGGACGCCGAGGTCATCGTGCGGTCGGGCTCCGACGGGACGACCGTCTCCATCCAGGGGCGGACGGTCCCGTTCGAGCAGCTCGCCGGCGAGCGGCCACCGGAGCCCGCCGACGAGCCCGAGCGGTCCGTCGCCGACCGCGTCCGGGAGGTGGTCTCGTGA
- a CDS encoding AAA family ATPase, with amino-acid sequence MSESPSTADTALDADPSVESAGETARAVIDNVEQVIVGHHDAIEHLICAFLGRGHVLLEDVPGVGKTMLARSVAQSFECEFKRVQFTPDLLPTDITGVNIYNQGTGEFEFQRGPIFANVVLGDEINRAPPKTQSALLEAMEEEQVTVDGESYPVPSPFTVVATQNSVERDRTYDLPAAELDRFMAQLSLGYPDEADEAALLGQVVGDHPIEQLEPVATTEDLLAAREATAAVAVEAPIREYVTRLARYTRDHAQLGVSPRGAISLLRAAQARAVLDGRDYVIPDDVQAEAQVVLAHRIRRGAGEGTGTELVAEALDAVAVE; translated from the coding sequence ATGAGCGAGTCACCCTCCACCGCCGACACCGCGCTCGACGCCGACCCGAGCGTCGAGTCGGCCGGCGAGACCGCCCGTGCGGTCATCGACAACGTCGAACAGGTCATCGTCGGGCACCACGATGCCATCGAGCACCTCATCTGTGCCTTCCTCGGGCGGGGGCACGTCCTGCTGGAGGACGTCCCCGGCGTGGGGAAGACGATGCTGGCGCGGTCGGTCGCGCAGTCGTTCGAGTGCGAGTTCAAGCGCGTCCAGTTCACCCCCGACCTGCTGCCGACGGACATCACGGGCGTCAACATCTACAACCAGGGGACCGGCGAGTTCGAGTTCCAGCGCGGCCCCATCTTCGCGAACGTCGTGCTGGGCGACGAGATCAACCGGGCGCCGCCGAAGACCCAGTCCGCGCTGCTGGAGGCCATGGAGGAGGAGCAGGTGACCGTCGACGGGGAGTCGTACCCGGTCCCCTCGCCGTTCACCGTCGTCGCGACGCAGAACAGCGTCGAGCGCGACCGGACCTACGACCTGCCCGCGGCCGAGCTGGACCGTTTCATGGCCCAGCTCTCGCTGGGCTACCCGGACGAGGCCGACGAGGCCGCCCTCCTCGGGCAGGTCGTGGGCGACCACCCCATCGAGCAGCTGGAGCCGGTCGCGACGACCGAGGACCTGCTCGCGGCCCGGGAGGCGACCGCCGCGGTCGCGGTGGAGGCGCCCATCCGCGAGTACGTCACGCGCCTGGCGCGCTACACGCGCGACCACGCCCAGTTGGGCGTGAGCCCGCGCGGGGCCATCTCGCTGCTGCGTGCCGCCCAGGCCCGCGCCGTGCTGGACGGGCGCGACTACGTCATCCCGGACGACGTGCAGGCCGAGGCCCAGGTCGTGCTGGCCCACCGCATCCGGCGCGGCGCCGGCGAGGGGACGGGCACGGAGCTCGTCGCGGAAGCGCTCGACGCCGTCGCGGTCGAGTGA
- a CDS encoding DUF7573 domain-containing protein — protein MTRDASLDEFAGGGKGDDAEDAEDANDSPGDAVPVEDAAETTDAPTTGDDATFLPPDQVEPARSTYDWSPGGAACAACGATVEARWRDEPGLVCADCKAW, from the coding sequence ATGACCCGCGACGCCTCGCTCGACGAGTTCGCCGGCGGGGGCAAGGGGGACGATGCCGAGGACGCCGAGGACGCCAACGACTCTCCCGGCGACGCTGTCCCCGTCGAGGACGCGGCCGAGACCACCGACGCGCCGACCACCGGGGACGACGCCACGTTCCTCCCTCCCGACCAGGTGGAACCGGCCCGCTCGACCTACGACTGGTCGCCCGGGGGCGCCGCGTGTGCGGCCTGCGGCGCGACCGTCGAGGCGCGCTGGCGCGACGAGCCGGGGCTGGTCTGTGCGGACTGCAAGGCGTGGTGA
- a CDS encoding 5,10-methylenetetrahydromethanopterin reductase, with product MLGIELTPEHPVDRIADLGVRAADAGFDTAFVSSHFFNRDPFVACDRLARATDIRVGPGVINPYETHPVTLASRVASLDEASGGRAVYGVGPGDPSALRSLGLVEERGLRSVLEAFSVARDLWAGETVDHDGTFGASGAGLKFEPPQGRSIPVYVGGEGPHMCRMAGKHADGLLFNGSHPDDLAWARDRVDEGAEDRPAADDEVDLAAYASVSVAEDAEAARDLAVQPVAFIAAGAAPPVLDRHGLDADRAERIGEHLSAGDFSAAFDEVTPEMVDAFCMAGTPEAVAERMAGVLEHADSLVVGSPLGPDLETAVELAGAAAREAGIEN from the coding sequence ATGCTCGGAATCGAACTCACGCCGGAACACCCGGTCGACCGCATCGCCGACCTCGGCGTCCGCGCGGCGGACGCGGGGTTCGACACCGCCTTCGTCTCCTCGCACTTCTTCAACCGCGACCCGTTCGTCGCCTGCGACCGTCTGGCCCGCGCGACCGACATCCGCGTCGGCCCGGGCGTCATCAACCCGTACGAGACCCACCCCGTCACCCTCGCGTCGCGCGTCGCCAGCCTCGACGAGGCCAGCGGCGGCCGTGCGGTCTACGGCGTCGGCCCGGGTGACCCCTCGGCGCTGCGCTCGCTCGGCCTCGTCGAGGAGCGCGGGCTCCGGTCGGTGCTGGAGGCGTTCTCCGTCGCCCGGGACCTCTGGGCCGGCGAGACGGTCGACCACGACGGCACCTTCGGGGCCAGCGGCGCGGGCCTGAAGTTCGAGCCGCCGCAGGGCCGCTCCATCCCGGTCTACGTCGGCGGCGAGGGGCCCCATATGTGCCGGATGGCCGGCAAGCACGCCGACGGGCTGCTGTTCAACGGCTCGCACCCGGACGACCTCGCGTGGGCGCGCGACCGCGTCGACGAGGGCGCCGAGGACCGCCCCGCAGCGGATGATGAGGTGGACCTCGCGGCCTACGCCAGCGTCTCCGTCGCCGAGGACGCCGAGGCGGCCCGTGACCTCGCCGTCCAGCCGGTCGCGTTCATCGCCGCCGGCGCCGCGCCGCCCGTCCTCGACCGCCACGGCCTCGACGCCGACCGCGCCGAGCGCATCGGCGAGCACCTCTCGGCCGGCGACTTCTCCGCCGCCTTCGACGAGGTGACCCCGGAGATGGTCGACGCGTTCTGCATGGCCGGCACGCCCGAGGCTGTCGCCGAGCGGATGGCCGGCGTCCTCGAGCACGCGGACTCGCTCGTGGTGGGCTCGCCGCTGGGGCCGGACCTCGAGACGGCCGTCGAGCTGGCCGGCGCGGCCGCTCGCGAGGCGGGCATCGAGAACTGA
- a CDS encoding coenzyme F420-0:L-glutamate ligase, with translation MEVFAVEGLPEIREGDDLAALVAEQVDLRPDDVVCVASTVVSKAEGRTAALDDFPPSDRARAIADRLGRIQGEEKDPRFAEAVLAESEELLLEAPFILAVTRFGHITVNAGIDRSNVPDAELLLLPEAPSASAAALRESLPADRVVVTDTSGRPFRYGQRGVAVGWAGLPASRDWRGEHDRDGRELEATVQSVVDELAAAANLVTGEGDGGTPVAVVRDFEFGDHAGSENLFRSEDDDVVRQALRAWSFGGDSHDTDA, from the coding sequence ATGGAGGTGTTCGCGGTCGAGGGACTGCCGGAGATACGGGAGGGCGACGACCTCGCGGCGCTCGTCGCCGAACAGGTCGACCTGCGGCCGGACGACGTCGTCTGTGTCGCCAGCACGGTCGTCTCGAAGGCCGAGGGGCGGACGGCCGCGCTCGATGACTTCCCGCCGAGCGACCGCGCCCGGGCCATCGCCGACCGGCTCGGACGGATCCAGGGCGAGGAGAAGGACCCGCGCTTCGCGGAGGCCGTCCTCGCCGAGAGCGAGGAGCTGCTCCTCGAGGCGCCGTTCATCCTCGCGGTCACGCGGTTCGGCCACATCACCGTGAACGCCGGTATCGACCGTTCGAACGTCCCGGATGCCGAGTTGCTCCTGCTCCCCGAGGCGCCGAGCGCCAGCGCGGCGGCGCTCCGGGAGTCGCTCCCGGCCGACCGCGTCGTCGTCACGGACACGTCCGGGCGGCCGTTCCGCTACGGGCAACGCGGGGTCGCCGTCGGCTGGGCCGGGTTGCCCGCCTCGCGCGACTGGCGTGGCGAGCACGACCGCGACGGCCGCGAACTCGAGGCGACGGTCCAGTCCGTCGTCGACGAACTCGCCGCCGCCGCGAACCTCGTCACCGGGGAGGGCGACGGGGGCACGCCGGTCGCCGTGGTCCGGGACTTCGAGTTCGGCGACCACGCCGGCTCGGAGAACCTGTTCCGCTCCGAGGACGACGACGTCGTCCGGCAGGCGCTCCGTGCCTGGTCGTTCGGCGGCGACAGCCACGACACGGACGCCTGA
- a CDS encoding AAA family ATPase translates to MDAPLWTETHAPDLVDLPQPDVRDYLTEAVAEPINLILHGPEGVGKTAAARALAREAHEDPDNDLVEINVADFFGRTKTEIKNDPRFAHFLDGKSRLSKRDMINHVLKESAAHQPVSGQYKTVLLDNAEAIREDFQQALRRVMEQYARTTQFVIATRQPSKLIPPIESRCFPVPMRAPTHEETATVLRRILDAEGVGYDDQGIDFVASYGDGDLRRAILGAQLVATKADVGADEAAVTMDTAYEALGEVGVDARVEEMLAAAASGDFEAARSTLDDLLEDEGLSGDELLAELLRVARESNRNWDLAELHQLAGEVDMDLQEGTSDRVHLSHLLAELGRSGRRA, encoded by the coding sequence ATGGACGCGCCGCTGTGGACGGAGACGCACGCGCCCGACCTCGTGGACCTCCCGCAGCCGGACGTGCGCGACTACCTGACCGAGGCCGTGGCCGAGCCGATCAACCTGATCCTCCACGGGCCGGAGGGGGTCGGCAAGACGGCCGCCGCCCGCGCCCTCGCCCGCGAGGCCCACGAGGACCCGGACAACGACCTCGTGGAGATCAACGTCGCGGACTTCTTCGGCCGGACGAAGACCGAGATCAAGAACGACCCGCGCTTCGCGCACTTCCTCGACGGGAAGTCCCGGCTGAGCAAGCGCGACATGATCAACCACGTCCTCAAGGAGTCCGCCGCGCACCAGCCCGTCTCCGGCCAGTACAAGACGGTCCTGCTGGACAACGCCGAGGCCATCCGCGAGGACTTCCAGCAGGCGCTGCGCCGCGTGATGGAGCAGTACGCCCGGACCACCCAGTTCGTCATCGCCACCCGGCAACCCTCGAAGCTCATCCCGCCCATCGAGTCGCGCTGCTTCCCGGTCCCGATGCGCGCGCCGACCCACGAGGAGACGGCGACGGTCCTCCGGCGTATCCTCGACGCGGAAGGTGTGGGCTACGACGACCAGGGCATCGACTTCGTCGCCAGCTACGGGGACGGCGACCTCCGCCGGGCCATCCTGGGTGCGCAACTGGTCGCGACGAAGGCCGACGTCGGGGCCGACGAGGCGGCCGTCACGATGGACACCGCGTACGAGGCGCTCGGCGAGGTCGGCGTCGACGCCCGGGTCGAGGAGATGCTCGCGGCCGCCGCGTCCGGGGATTTCGAGGCCGCCCGCTCGACGCTGGACGACCTGCTGGAGGACGAGGGCCTCTCCGGGGACGAACTCCTCGCGGAGCTCCTGCGCGTCGCCCGCGAGAGCAACCGCAACTGGGACCTCGCCGAACTCCACCAGCTCGCCGGCGAGGTCGACATGGACCTGCAGGAGGGGACCTCCGACCGCGTCCACCTGTCGCACCTGCTCGCGGAGCTGGGGCGCTCCGGCCGGAGGGCGTAA
- a CDS encoding GAF domain-containing protein: protein MTGTVLYVDPDEEARGATTPALEDAGLAVTACADLDTAVDALDDATDCVVTEFELPDGTGLDLLTAVRERTPDAGFVLFTDADPDDIGTSALAGAVTEYVPKGSPNAHELLADLLRHTVAFRSQTAYPLPDDESERVAALDAYRPVLEAVQPAFDRLTALASDLLDVPMATIGVVDDREQEFLACYGVDLDIVPREQTVCTYALLEPGVTTIPDLAEDPRFADNEALDTYGLRAYASANLITPEGRVVGTFCAYDSVPRDWTDDEREHLRLLAAEAMETLDLRRRLHEHGGQQAAERQRNAVPAGAPSDQSERPPDDWEGGRR, encoded by the coding sequence ATGACCGGGACCGTTCTCTACGTCGACCCTGACGAGGAGGCACGTGGTGCCACCACACCGGCGCTGGAGGACGCCGGACTGGCGGTGACCGCCTGTGCCGACCTCGACACCGCCGTCGACGCGCTCGATGACGCCACCGACTGCGTGGTGACCGAGTTCGAACTCCCCGACGGCACCGGGCTCGACCTGCTGACCGCGGTCCGCGAACGGACGCCCGACGCGGGGTTCGTCCTGTTCACCGACGCGGACCCCGACGACATCGGCACCTCGGCGCTGGCGGGGGCCGTCACCGAGTACGTCCCGAAGGGCTCACCCAACGCCCACGAGCTGCTGGCCGACCTCCTCCGGCACACCGTCGCGTTCCGGAGCCAGACGGCCTACCCCCTGCCGGACGACGAGTCCGAGCGCGTCGCCGCGCTCGACGCCTACCGACCGGTACTGGAGGCGGTACAGCCCGCCTTCGACCGCCTGACCGCGCTCGCGAGCGACCTCCTCGACGTGCCGATGGCCACCATCGGCGTCGTCGACGACCGTGAGCAGGAGTTCCTCGCGTGCTACGGGGTCGACCTCGACATCGTCCCGCGCGAGCAGACCGTCTGCACGTACGCGCTGCTGGAACCGGGGGTGACGACCATCCCCGACCTCGCAGAGGACCCCCGGTTCGCCGACAACGAGGCACTCGACACCTACGGGCTCCGGGCGTACGCCAGCGCCAACCTCATCACACCGGAAGGTCGCGTCGTCGGGACGTTCTGCGCCTACGACAGCGTCCCGCGCGACTGGACCGACGACGAGCGCGAGCACCTCCGCCTGCTGGCGGCCGAGGCGATGGAGACGCTGGACCTCCGGCGCCGACTCCACGAACACGGGGGACAACAGGCCGCGGAACGACAGCGGAACGCGGTCCCCGCAGGCGCCCCATCCGACCAGTCCGAACGGCCCCCCGACGACTGGGAGGGAGGCCGTCGATGA
- a CDS encoding RAD55 family ATPase: protein MSSQRSMERPTGDGSDDGEMDPYDFDGLPLAPIPAGRNVLVTGPPHVGARDLVLRMVAGSLDDDEAAVLITTDTDAGGLIENCRRCGSDPATDDIGVVDCGGTDTGGTRPTRLETVAGPDDLTGIGMRYSKLCADFDADGVDRIRMGVASVSTLLSFGDVQRTSRFVHTLAGRNASIGGLGVFLLDPETQDERTVRTIAHFCDGRIQVRRGEDGDAGAELRVQGIAGPREWTPFDPDAP from the coding sequence ATGAGCAGCCAGCGATCCATGGAGCGCCCGACCGGCGACGGTTCCGACGACGGCGAGATGGACCCGTACGACTTCGACGGACTCCCGCTGGCACCGATTCCGGCCGGCCGGAACGTCCTCGTCACCGGTCCCCCCCACGTCGGCGCCCGGGACCTGGTCCTCCGGATGGTCGCCGGCTCCCTCGACGACGACGAGGCCGCGGTCCTCATCACCACGGACACCGACGCCGGAGGGCTCATAGAGAACTGCCGGCGCTGTGGGAGCGACCCGGCCACCGACGACATCGGCGTGGTCGACTGCGGCGGGACCGACACCGGCGGGACGCGGCCCACACGGCTGGAGACGGTGGCCGGGCCCGACGACCTGACGGGCATCGGGATGCGCTACTCGAAGCTGTGTGCCGACTTCGATGCGGACGGCGTCGACCGCATCCGCATGGGCGTCGCCTCGGTGTCCACGCTGCTCTCGTTCGGCGACGTGCAGCGTACCTCCCGCTTCGTCCACACGCTGGCCGGACGGAACGCCTCCATCGGTGGACTCGGGGTGTTCCTGCTCGACCCCGAGACCCAGGACGAGCGGACCGTCCGGACCATCGCGCACTTCTGCGACGGGCGGATCCAGGTCCGCCGGGGCGAAGACGGTGATGCCGGTGCCGAACTCCGGGTGCAGGGAATCGCCGGCCCCCGCGAGTGGACCCCGTTCGACCCGGACGCGCCCTGA
- a CDS encoding DUF7089 family protein, with translation MFEPRTLGDDLDAVRRAHAPEAVVLDCARDFETIEPAVAEQLGLLVDRLDPFSAPEAWLPADAPEVLHRYAGEEFTVGLPGDGGVAWTRQTEPPVVLVKPRLEGSPEPFVEFLIAEALVETDVAPAESFLAFFGERYPELAAATPLSPADTYQLGAALFDAYVGRLTQPVFSAWGDPENDPHLPALHDAWTDAGERLQPRLDGLPGEVARGTTDFAAAAELACAAVKHGLDLPDPFAALDTGAYERNGPAFAVRWAEKTFDALADAD, from the coding sequence GTGTTCGAGCCACGCACCCTCGGCGACGACCTGGACGCGGTCCGCAGAGCACACGCGCCCGAGGCCGTCGTGCTGGACTGCGCGCGGGACTTCGAGACCATCGAGCCGGCGGTAGCCGAGCAGCTGGGCCTCCTCGTCGACCGGCTCGACCCGTTCTCGGCCCCCGAGGCGTGGCTCCCGGCGGACGCGCCCGAGGTGCTCCACCGCTACGCGGGCGAGGAGTTCACCGTCGGCCTCCCCGGCGACGGGGGCGTGGCCTGGACCCGCCAGACCGAGCCGCCCGTGGTCCTCGTGAAGCCGCGGCTGGAGGGCTCGCCCGAGCCGTTCGTCGAGTTCCTGATCGCCGAGGCGCTCGTCGAGACCGACGTGGCGCCCGCCGAGTCGTTCCTCGCGTTCTTCGGGGAGCGCTATCCCGAACTGGCGGCTGCGACGCCGCTGTCGCCGGCGGATACCTACCAGCTCGGCGCCGCGCTGTTCGACGCCTATGTGGGCCGTCTCACACAACCTGTCTTCTCGGCCTGGGGCGACCCGGAGAACGACCCCCACCTCCCGGCGCTCCACGACGCCTGGACCGACGCGGGCGAGCGGCTCCAGCCGCGCCTCGACGGCCTGCCGGGGGAGGTCGCGCGCGGCACGACCGACTTCGCGGCCGCCGCGGAACTGGCCTGTGCCGCCGTCAAGCACGGGCTCGACCTGCCGGACCCCTTCGCCGCGCTCGACACCGGTGCGTACGAGCGCAACGGCCCCGCGTTCGCGGTGCGATGGGCCGAGAAGACGTTCGACGCACTCGCGGACGCGGACTGA
- a CDS encoding SRPBCC domain-containing protein, producing MNHIDTSIDIEAPAATVWAALTDFGAYPEWNPRSRITGVAAPGERLVVAPGPEAEGMPTFRPRVLAAGPVTDDPDSEVADSDLDAADPDSDAYELRWLGHLWVRGLFDGEHSFRVEAIDEHRSRLTQSESFSGVLAGLVLRRYGADTEAGFHAVNEALKARAEGLAAAGNGADGASSDVDAVADDVDAPAA from the coding sequence ATGAACCACATCGACACGTCCATCGACATCGAGGCCCCGGCGGCGACCGTCTGGGCAGCGCTCACCGACTTCGGGGCGTACCCGGAGTGGAACCCCCGCTCGCGTATCACCGGCGTCGCCGCGCCCGGCGAGCGGCTCGTGGTCGCGCCCGGCCCCGAGGCGGAGGGGATGCCGACGTTCCGGCCGCGCGTGCTCGCCGCGGGCCCGGTCACTGACGACCCGGACTCTGAGGTCGCCGACTCGGACCTTGACGCCGCCGACCCGGACTCCGACGCCTACGAACTCCGATGGCTGGGCCACCTCTGGGTGCGCGGCCTCTTCGACGGCGAGCACTCGTTCCGCGTCGAGGCCATCGACGAACACCGCTCGCGGCTGACCCAGTCGGAGTCGTTCTCTGGTGTGCTGGCGGGACTCGTGCTCCGACGCTACGGCGCGGACACCGAGGCCGGCTTCCACGCCGTCAACGAGGCGCTGAAGGCCCGGGCGGAGGGGCTGGCGGCGGCCGGGAACGGCGCGGACGGGGCGTCGAGCGATGTCGATGCGGTGGCGGACGATGTCGACGCGCCGGCCGCGTGA